The following are encoded together in the Pseudomonas xantholysinigenes genome:
- a CDS encoding ABC transporter permease, which produces MLKGYGAVILDGAWLTLQLALSSMALAIVLGLIGVALRLSPVRWLAWLGDLYSTVIRGIPDLVLILLIFYGGQDIINRVAPLLGYDDYIDLNPLVAGIGTLGFIFGAYLSETFRGAFLGIPKGQAEAGAAYGMSGVQVFFRIMVPQMIRLAIPGFTNNWLVLTKATALISVVGLQDMMFKAKQAADATREPFTFFLAVAALYLVLTSVSLLALKYLEKRYSVGVKAAEL; this is translated from the coding sequence ATGTTGAAAGGCTATGGGGCAGTCATCCTCGACGGAGCGTGGCTGACGCTGCAGCTCGCCCTGTCGTCGATGGCCCTGGCCATCGTCCTCGGCCTGATCGGCGTGGCGCTGCGCTTGTCGCCGGTGCGCTGGTTGGCCTGGTTAGGGGATCTGTACTCCACGGTCATCCGTGGCATCCCCGACCTGGTCCTGATCCTGCTGATCTTCTATGGCGGCCAGGACATCATTAACCGGGTGGCGCCGCTGCTCGGCTATGACGACTACATCGACCTGAACCCCCTGGTCGCCGGCATCGGCACCCTGGGCTTCATCTTCGGTGCCTACCTCTCGGAAACCTTCCGTGGCGCCTTCCTGGGTATTCCCAAGGGGCAGGCCGAGGCGGGCGCGGCCTATGGCATGAGCGGTGTGCAGGTGTTCTTCCGGATCATGGTGCCGCAGATGATTCGCCTGGCGATCCCGGGCTTCACCAACAACTGGCTGGTGTTGACCAAGGCGACCGCGCTGATTTCCGTGGTCGGCCTGCAGGACATGATGTTCAAGGCCAAGCAGGCGGCCGATGCCACCCGCGAACCCTTCACCTTCTTCCTGGCGGTGGCGGCGTTGTACCTGGTGTTGACCAGTGTCTCGCTGCTGGCGTTGAAGTATCTCGAGAAGCGCTACTCGGTGGGCGTCAAGGCGGCTGAACTATGA
- a CDS encoding ABC transporter permease, which produces MIFDYNVIWEAMPLYLGGLLTTLKLLALSLFFGLLAAIPLGLMRVSKQPLVNMSAWLYTYVIRGTPMLVQLFLIYYGLAQFEAVRESFLWPWLSSATFCACLAFAVNTSAYTAEIIAGSLKATPHGEIEAAKAIGMSRMKMYRRILLPSALRRALPQYSNEVIMMLQTTSLASIVTLIDITGAARTVNAQYYLPFEAYITAGVFYLCLTFILVRLFKLAERRWLGYLAPRKH; this is translated from the coding sequence ATGATCTTCGACTACAACGTCATCTGGGAAGCCATGCCGCTGTACCTGGGTGGCCTGCTGACCACCCTCAAGCTGCTGGCGCTGTCGCTGTTCTTTGGCCTGCTGGCGGCCATCCCGCTGGGCCTGATGCGGGTGTCCAAGCAGCCGCTGGTGAACATGAGCGCCTGGCTGTACACCTATGTGATCCGCGGCACGCCGATGCTGGTGCAGCTGTTTTTGATCTACTACGGCCTGGCCCAGTTCGAGGCGGTGCGCGAGAGCTTCCTGTGGCCGTGGTTGTCCAGCGCGACCTTCTGTGCCTGCCTGGCCTTTGCCGTCAACACCAGCGCCTACACCGCCGAGATCATCGCCGGCAGCCTCAAGGCCACGCCCCATGGCGAGATCGAGGCGGCCAAGGCCATCGGCATGTCGCGCATGAAGATGTACCGCCGCATCCTGCTGCCTTCGGCATTGCGTCGGGCGCTGCCGCAGTACAGCAACGAAGTGATCATGATGCTGCAGACCACCAGCCTGGCGTCGATCGTCACCCTGATCGACATCACCGGTGCCGCGCGCACGGTCAATGCCCAGTACTACCTGCCTTTCGAGGCCTACATCACGGCGGGCGTGTTCTACCTGTGCCTGACCTTCATCCTCGTGCGCCTGTTCAAGCTGGCCGAACGCCGTTGGCTCGGCTACCTGGCGCCGCGCAAGCACTGA
- the aruF gene encoding arginine/ornithine succinyltransferase subunit alpha: MLVMRPAQMADLNEVQRMAADSPIGVTSLPDDTARLGDKIAASETSFAAEVSFNGEESYFFVLEDSATGKLVGCSAIVASAGYSEPFYSFRNETFVHASRELKIHNKIHVLSLCHDLTGNSLLTSFYVLPELVNSAFAELNSRGRLLFMAAHPERFAESVVTEIVGYSDEQGESPFWDAIGRNFFDLNYADAERLCGLKSRTFLAELMPHYPIYVPLLADEAQEAMGQVHPRAQITFDILMREGFETEHYIDIFDGGPTLHARTSGIRSIAQSRVVPVKLDDAPAKGGRPYLVCNGQLQDYRAVLLELDWVPGKPVSLNSEAAEALGVGEGASVRLVAV; encoded by the coding sequence ATGCTGGTGATGCGCCCCGCGCAAATGGCGGATCTGAACGAAGTGCAGCGCATGGCTGCCGACAGCCCCATTGGTGTCACCTCGCTGCCGGACGACACCGCTCGCCTGGGCGACAAGATCGCCGCCTCGGAAACCTCGTTCGCCGCCGAAGTGAGTTTCAACGGCGAGGAGAGCTATTTCTTCGTGCTCGAGGACAGCGCCACCGGAAAACTGGTCGGCTGCTCGGCCATCGTCGCCTCGGCCGGTTACTCCGAGCCGTTCTACAGCTTCCGCAACGAGACCTTCGTGCATGCCTCGCGCGAGCTGAAGATCCACAACAAGATCCATGTCCTGTCGCTGTGCCACGACCTCACCGGCAACAGCCTGCTGACCAGCTTCTACGTGCTGCCGGAATTGGTCAACAGCGCCTTCGCCGAGCTCAACTCCCGAGGGCGCCTGCTGTTCATGGCCGCGCACCCCGAGCGCTTCGCCGAATCGGTGGTGACCGAGATCGTCGGCTACAGCGACGAACAGGGCGAGTCGCCGTTCTGGGATGCCATCGGGCGCAACTTCTTCGACCTCAACTATGCCGACGCCGAGCGCCTGTGCGGGCTGAAGAGCCGGACCTTCCTCGCCGAGCTGATGCCGCATTACCCGATCTACGTGCCGCTGCTGGCCGACGAGGCCCAGGAGGCCATGGGCCAGGTGCATCCGCGGGCACAGATCACCTTCGATATCCTCATGCGCGAGGGCTTCGAGACCGAGCACTACATCGACATCTTCGACGGTGGCCCAACCCTGCATGCGCGCACCTCGGGCATCCGCTCGATTGCCCAGAGCCGGGTGGTGCCGGTCAAGCTCGACGATGCGCCAGCCAAGGGCGGGCGCCCCTATCTGGTGTGCAACGGCCAGTTGCAGGACTACCGCGCGGTGTTGCTGGAGCTGGATTGGGTGCCGGGAAAACCGGTCAGCCTGAACAGCGAGGCCGCCGAGGCCCTGGGTGTCGGCGAAGGTGCCAGCGTGCGCCTGGTCGCGGTCTGA
- the astD gene encoding succinylglutamate-semialdehyde dehydrogenase, with product MTTHYIAGQWLAGQGEALQSLNPVSQAVIWQGQGADAAQVEAAVQAARQAFPAWASLSLEARTSVLEAFADKLKARAEELARCIGEETGKPLWESATEVTSMVNKVAISVQSYRERTGEKSGPLADATAVLRHKPHGVVAVFGPYNFPGHLPNGHIVPALLAGNCVVFKPSELTPKVAELTVQCWIEAGLPAGVLNLVQGARETGVALAANPGIDGLFFTGSSRTGNLLHQQFAGRPDKILALEMGGNNPLVVDEVKDLDAAVYTIIQSAFISAGQRCTCARRLLVPQGAWGDSLIQRLVEVCRGISVGAFDQQPAPFMGSVISLQAARALLAAQAELLGKGAVALLEMTQPQASAALLTPGIIDVTGVPGRPDEEFFGPLLQVIRYTDFDAAIEEANNTQYGLAAGLLSDSNARYQHFWLRSRAGIVNWNKQLTGAASSAPFGGVGASGNHRASAYYAADYCAYPVASLETASLALPATLTPGVTL from the coding sequence ATGACCACGCATTACATCGCCGGCCAATGGCTGGCTGGCCAGGGCGAAGCCCTGCAATCGCTCAATCCTGTCAGCCAGGCAGTGATCTGGCAGGGGCAGGGCGCCGATGCGGCCCAGGTCGAGGCTGCCGTCCAGGCTGCCCGCCAAGCGTTCCCGGCCTGGGCATCGTTGAGCCTGGAGGCGCGTACAAGCGTGCTGGAGGCCTTTGCCGACAAGCTCAAGGCGCGAGCCGAAGAACTGGCGCGCTGCATCGGTGAAGAAACCGGCAAGCCGCTGTGGGAGTCGGCCACCGAAGTGACCAGCATGGTCAACAAGGTCGCCATCTCGGTGCAGAGTTATCGCGAGCGCACCGGTGAGAAGAGCGGCCCGCTGGCCGACGCTACTGCCGTGTTGCGGCACAAGCCCCACGGCGTGGTCGCGGTGTTCGGCCCGTACAACTTCCCCGGCCACCTGCCCAATGGGCATATCGTGCCGGCGCTGCTGGCCGGCAACTGCGTGGTCTTCAAGCCCAGCGAGCTGACGCCGAAGGTTGCCGAGCTGACGGTCCAGTGCTGGATCGAGGCCGGCTTGCCGGCCGGCGTGCTCAACCTGGTCCAGGGCGCTCGTGAAACCGGCGTGGCACTGGCTGCCAACCCGGGCATCGACGGTTTGTTCTTCACCGGTTCCAGCCGCACCGGCAACCTGCTGCACCAGCAGTTCGCCGGCCGCCCGGACAAGATCCTCGCCCTGGAAATGGGCGGCAACAACCCGCTGGTGGTCGATGAGGTCAAGGACCTGGACGCGGCGGTGTACACCATCATCCAGTCGGCTTTCATCTCTGCCGGCCAGCGCTGCACCTGTGCCCGTCGCCTGCTCGTGCCGCAGGGCGCGTGGGGTGATTCGCTGATCCAGCGCCTGGTCGAGGTCTGCCGTGGCATCAGCGTCGGCGCGTTCGACCAGCAGCCCGCGCCATTCATGGGCTCGGTGATCTCGCTGCAGGCCGCTCGCGCACTGCTGGCAGCCCAGGCCGAGTTGCTCGGCAAGGGCGCGGTGGCGTTGCTGGAGATGACCCAGCCCCAGGCCAGCGCCGCCTTGCTCACCCCAGGCATCATTGATGTCACCGGTGTGCCTGGGCGCCCGGATGAAGAGTTCTTTGGGCCGCTGCTGCAGGTGATTCGCTACACCGACTTCGACGCGGCGATCGAAGAGGCCAACAACACTCAGTACGGCCTGGCCGCTGGCCTGTTGTCGGATTCCAATGCCCGCTACCAGCACTTCTGGCTGCGCAGCCGCGCTGGCATCGTTAACTGGAACAAGCAACTGACCGGTGCCGCCAGCAGCGCGCCGTTCGGGGGCGTCGGCGCCAGCGGCAACCACCGCGCCAGCGCCTACTACGCGGCGGACTACTGCGCCTACCCTGTGGCTTCGCTGGAGACCGCAAGCCTTGCACTGCCGGCGACCCTGACGCCGGGCGTCACCCTATAA
- a CDS encoding ABC transporter ATP-binding protein, producing the protein MYKLQIQDLHKRYGSHEVLKGVSLEAKAGDVISIIGSSGSGKSTFLRCINLLEQPHAGKILLNNEELKLVAGKDGALKAADPKQLQRMRSRLSMVFQHFNLWSHMTALENIIEAPVHVLGVNKKEALEKAEYYLAKVGVAHRKDAFPGHMSGGEQQRVAIARALAMEPEVMLFDEPTSALDPELVGDVLKVMQSLAQEGRTMVVVTHEMGFAREVSNQLVFLHKGLVEERGCPREVLVNPQSERLKQFLSGSLK; encoded by the coding sequence ATGTACAAACTGCAAATCCAAGACCTGCACAAGCGCTATGGCAGCCACGAGGTGCTCAAGGGTGTCTCGCTGGAAGCCAAGGCGGGCGATGTGATCAGCATCATCGGCTCCAGCGGCTCGGGCAAGTCGACCTTCCTGCGCTGCATCAACCTGCTCGAGCAGCCGCATGCGGGCAAGATCCTGCTCAACAACGAAGAGCTCAAGCTGGTGGCCGGCAAGGATGGCGCGCTCAAGGCCGCCGATCCCAAGCAGCTGCAGCGCATGCGTTCGCGCCTGTCGATGGTGTTCCAGCATTTCAACCTGTGGTCGCACATGACCGCGCTGGAGAACATCATCGAAGCGCCGGTGCATGTGCTGGGCGTGAACAAGAAGGAAGCACTGGAGAAGGCCGAGTATTACCTGGCCAAGGTGGGCGTGGCCCATCGCAAGGACGCCTTCCCGGGCCACATGTCCGGTGGCGAGCAGCAGCGGGTGGCGATTGCCCGTGCCCTGGCCATGGAGCCGGAGGTGATGCTGTTCGACGAACCGACCTCGGCGCTTGATCCTGAGTTGGTGGGGGATGTGCTCAAGGTCATGCAGTCGCTGGCCCAGGAAGGCCGCACCATGGTCGTGGTCACCCACGAGATGGGGTTTGCCCGCGAGGTTTCCAACCAGCTGGTGTTCCTGCACAAGGGCCTGGTAGAGGAGCGCGGTTGCCCGCGCGAAGTGCTGGTCAATCCGCAGTCCGAGCGCCTCAAGCAGTTCCTTTCCGGTAGCCTGAAGTAA
- the astB gene encoding N-succinylarginine dihydrolase, whose translation MKSYEVNFDGLVGPTHNYGGLSYGNVASQSNSQQGSNPREAARQGLAKMKALMEMGFQQGVLAPQERPDVAALRRLGFTGSDAEVIQRAAKEAMPLLVASCSASSMWVANAATVSPSADTADGRVHFTAANLNCKYHRSIEHPTTSRVLGAMFNDDKVFAHHQALPAVAQFGDEGAANHTRFCRAYGDAGVEFFVYGRSAFDSRYPAPQKYPARQTLEASQAVARLHGLRDDGVVYAQQNPAVIDQGVFHNDVIAVGNGEVLFYHEDAFLDTDAVLGQLQAKLASKGGNFQAICVPRSAVTVEDAVRSYLFNSQLLSREDGSMLLVVPEECRNNERVWAYLGQLTSQGGPIKEVKVFDLKQSMQNGGGPACLRLRVALKENELAAVNQGVIMTASLYDTLVQWVDRHYRDRLGEADLADPQLLVECRTALDELTQILKLGSVYPFQRQP comes from the coding sequence ATGAAATCCTATGAAGTGAATTTTGATGGCCTGGTGGGGCCGACCCACAACTACGGCGGCCTGTCGTACGGCAACGTGGCCTCGCAGAGCAACAGCCAGCAGGGTTCCAACCCGCGCGAGGCGGCGCGTCAGGGCCTGGCGAAAATGAAGGCGCTGATGGAAATGGGCTTCCAGCAGGGCGTGCTGGCGCCGCAGGAGCGCCCGGACGTGGCCGCGCTGCGTCGCCTGGGCTTCACCGGCAGCGACGCCGAAGTGATCCAGCGCGCCGCGAAGGAGGCCATGCCGCTGCTGGTGGCCAGTTGCTCGGCCTCGAGCATGTGGGTGGCCAACGCCGCCACCGTCAGCCCCAGCGCCGACACCGCTGACGGCCGCGTGCACTTCACCGCCGCCAACCTCAACTGCAAGTACCACCGCAGCATCGAGCACCCGACCACCAGTCGCGTGCTGGGCGCCATGTTCAATGACGACAAGGTCTTCGCCCATCATCAGGCGCTGCCGGCGGTGGCCCAGTTCGGTGACGAGGGCGCGGCCAACCATACCCGCTTCTGCCGTGCCTACGGCGATGCCGGCGTCGAGTTCTTCGTCTATGGCCGCAGTGCCTTCGACAGCCGCTACCCCGCGCCGCAGAAGTATCCGGCGCGCCAGACCCTGGAAGCCTCGCAGGCGGTGGCCCGGTTGCACGGCCTGCGCGACGATGGCGTGGTCTACGCTCAACAGAACCCGGCGGTGATCGACCAGGGTGTGTTCCACAACGATGTGATCGCGGTGGGCAACGGCGAGGTGCTGTTCTACCACGAGGACGCCTTCCTCGACACCGACGCGGTGCTTGGCCAACTGCAGGCTAAACTGGCCAGCAAGGGTGGCAACTTCCAGGCCATCTGTGTGCCGCGTTCGGCGGTGACGGTGGAGGACGCGGTGCGTTCCTACCTGTTCAACAGCCAGCTGCTCAGCCGCGAGGACGGCTCGATGCTGCTGGTGGTGCCAGAGGAATGCCGCAACAACGAGCGCGTCTGGGCGTATCTGGGCCAGCTGACCAGCCAGGGTGGCCCGATCAAGGAGGTCAAGGTGTTCGACCTCAAGCAGAGCATGCAGAACGGCGGCGGCCCGGCTTGCCTGCGCCTGCGCGTGGCGTTGAAGGAAAACGAACTGGCGGCGGTCAACCAAGGCGTTATCATGACCGCCTCGCTGTACGACACCCTGGTGCAGTGGGTCGACAGGCACTACCGCGATCGCCTTGGCGAAGCGGACCTGGCCGATCCGCAGTTGCTGGTCGAGTGCCGCACGGCACTGGATGAACTGACCCAGATCCTCAAGCTGGGTTCGGTCTATCCGTTCCAACGCCAACCTTGA
- a CDS encoding acetylornithine transaminase, whose translation MSVEQAPVQRADFDQVMVPNYSPAAFIPVRGEGSRVWDQTGRELIDFAGGIAVNALGHCHPALVKALTEQANTLWHVSNVFTNEPALRLAHKLVDATFAERAFFCNSGAEANEAAFKLARRVAHDRFGPEKHEIIATVNSFHGRTLFTVSVGGQPKYSDGFGPKITGISHVPYNDLEALKAQISDKTCAVVIEPIQGESGVVPADKDYLEGARKLCDEHNALLIFDEVQTGVGRTGSLYAYQHYGVTPDILTSAKSLGGGFPIGAMLTTSELAKHLAVGTHGTTYGGNPLACAVACAVLDVVNTPQTLAGIKAKHERFKTRLEKIGQEAGLFTQVRGVGLLIGCVLSDAWKGKAKDILNAAEKEGVMVLQAGPDVVRFAPSLVVEDADIDEGLARFERAVGKLTQG comes from the coding sequence ATGTCCGTTGAGCAAGCCCCGGTGCAACGTGCCGATTTCGACCAGGTCATGGTTCCCAACTACTCCCCGGCGGCCTTCATTCCTGTGCGAGGCGAGGGTTCCCGAGTCTGGGACCAGACCGGGCGCGAGCTGATCGACTTTGCTGGCGGCATCGCGGTCAACGCCCTCGGCCACTGCCACCCGGCGCTGGTCAAGGCACTGACCGAACAGGCCAATACCCTCTGGCACGTCTCCAACGTATTCACCAACGAGCCGGCCCTGCGCCTGGCGCACAAGCTGGTGGACGCGACCTTCGCCGAGCGCGCGTTCTTCTGCAACTCCGGCGCCGAGGCCAACGAGGCCGCCTTCAAGCTGGCCCGTCGCGTCGCTCATGACCGCTTCGGCCCGGAGAAGCACGAGATCATCGCCACCGTGAACAGCTTCCACGGTCGCACCCTGTTCACCGTCAGCGTTGGTGGCCAGCCCAAGTATTCCGACGGCTTCGGTCCGAAGATCACTGGTATCAGCCATGTGCCCTACAACGACCTGGAAGCGCTCAAGGCGCAGATTTCCGACAAGACCTGCGCCGTGGTCATCGAGCCGATCCAGGGCGAGAGCGGCGTGGTCCCGGCCGACAAGGACTACCTGGAGGGCGCGCGCAAGCTGTGTGATGAACACAATGCCCTGCTGATCTTCGATGAAGTGCAGACCGGCGTTGGCCGTACCGGTTCGCTGTACGCCTACCAGCACTACGGCGTCACCCCGGATATCCTCACCAGCGCCAAGAGCCTGGGCGGTGGTTTCCCGATCGGCGCCATGCTGACCACCAGCGAGCTGGCCAAGCACCTGGCCGTCGGCACCCACGGCACCACCTATGGCGGCAACCCACTGGCCTGCGCCGTGGCCTGCGCCGTGCTTGATGTGGTCAATACCCCGCAAACTCTGGCGGGCATCAAGGCCAAGCACGAGCGCTTCAAGACCCGCCTGGAGAAGATTGGCCAGGAAGCCGGCCTGTTCACCCAGGTGCGCGGTGTCGGCCTGCTGATTGGCTGCGTGCTCAGCGACGCCTGGAAAGGCAAGGCCAAGGACATCCTCAATGCCGCCGAGAAGGAAGGCGTGATGGTCCTGCAGGCCGGTCCGGACGTGGTGCGCTTCGCCCCGAGCCTGGTGGTCGAGGATGCCGATATCGATGAAGGCCTGGCGCGCTTCGAGCGTGCCGTGGGCAAACTGACCCAGGGCTGA
- the argR gene encoding transcriptional regulator ArgR, with protein MTTQRIGFLIWPGTKPLTLALAEEVLLVAQRVHPDVAYELLYLQAEAGQEGSWRLPGEPWNGRLEGCHKLFLLADEPPAAVGSALSTALKQLARSGCMIGGLSAGVYPLALLGLLDGYRAAVHWRWQDDFSERFPKVIATSHLFDWDRDRLTACGGMAVTDLLLALLARDHGAELAGAVSEELVVERIREGGERQRIPLQNRLGSSHPKLTQAVLLMEANIEEPLTTDEIAQHVCVSRRQLERIFKQYLNRVPSQYYLELRLNKARQMLMQTSKSIIQIGLSCGFSSGPHFSSAYRNFFGATPREDRNQRRSSSPFELSSAPAEKG; from the coding sequence ATGACCACCCAGCGAATCGGATTTCTCATCTGGCCCGGCACCAAGCCGCTGACCCTGGCGCTGGCGGAAGAAGTGTTGCTGGTGGCCCAGCGGGTGCATCCGGACGTGGCCTACGAACTGCTCTATCTGCAGGCCGAGGCCGGGCAGGAGGGCAGCTGGCGCCTGCCGGGCGAACCGTGGAACGGTCGCCTGGAGGGCTGTCACAAGTTGTTCCTGCTGGCCGATGAGCCGCCAGCGGCTGTCGGTTCGGCGCTGTCGACAGCGCTCAAGCAGCTGGCACGCAGTGGTTGCATGATTGGCGGGCTGTCTGCCGGGGTCTATCCGCTGGCCTTGTTGGGCTTGCTCGATGGCTACCGCGCCGCCGTGCACTGGCGCTGGCAGGATGACTTCAGCGAGCGTTTCCCCAAGGTGATCGCCACCAGCCATCTGTTCGATTGGGATCGTGATCGCCTGACCGCGTGCGGCGGCATGGCGGTGACCGACCTGCTGCTGGCCCTGCTGGCCCGGGATCACGGCGCGGAGCTGGCGGGGGCGGTGTCGGAGGAGCTGGTGGTCGAGCGCATTCGCGAAGGTGGCGAGCGCCAGCGTATACCCCTGCAGAATCGTCTAGGCTCCAGCCATCCGAAGCTCACCCAGGCGGTGTTGCTGATGGAAGCCAATATCGAGGAGCCGCTGACCACCGACGAGATCGCCCAGCATGTGTGCGTGTCGCGCCGTCAGCTGGAGCGGATCTTCAAGCAGTACCTCAATCGCGTGCCCAGCCAGTACTACCTGGAGCTGCGCCTGAACAAGGCGCGGCAGATGCTGATGCAGACCAGCAAGTCGATCATCCAGATCGGCTTGTCCTGCGGGTTCTCCTCGGGGCCGCATTTTTCCAGTGCGTACCGCAACTTCTTTGGCGCCACGCCGCGTGAAGACCGCAACCAGCGGCGCAGCAGCAGCCCGTTCGAGCTCAGTTCGGCGCCGGCCGAGAAGGGCTGA
- the astA gene encoding arginine N-succinyltransferase: MIVRPVRSSDLPALIELARSTGTTGLTTLPANEERLGHRVGWAEKSFRGEAERGDTDYLFVLENDEGLVVGISAIAGAVGLREPWYNYRVGLTVSASQELNIYREIPTLFLANDLTGNSELCSLFLRSDYRSGLNGRLLSKARMLFIAEFPELFGNKIIAEMRGMSDEQGRSPFWESLGRHFFKMEFSQADYLTGVGNKSFIAELMPKFPLYTCFLSEAARNVIGRVHSDTEPALAMLKREGFNYQGFVDIFDAGPAIECETSKIRAVRDSETLVLAVGTPGDDATPYIIHNRKREDCRITAAPARLAAGTLVVDPQTAKRLRLGAGDNVRAVPLSAGREAQ; the protein is encoded by the coding sequence ATGATCGTTCGTCCTGTACGCAGCAGCGATTTACCCGCGCTGATCGAGCTGGCCCGCAGCACTGGCACCACCGGGCTGACCACGCTGCCGGCCAACGAGGAGCGCCTCGGCCACCGCGTTGGTTGGGCCGAGAAGAGCTTCCGCGGCGAAGCCGAGCGCGGCGATACCGACTACCTGTTCGTGCTGGAAAACGACGAGGGCCTGGTGGTCGGTATCAGCGCCATTGCCGGTGCCGTCGGCCTGCGCGAACCCTGGTACAACTACCGGGTCGGCCTGACCGTCAGCGCCTCGCAGGAGCTGAACATCTACCGCGAGATCCCGACCCTGTTCCTGGCCAACGACCTGACCGGCAACTCTGAGCTGTGCTCGTTGTTCCTGCGCAGCGACTACCGCAGTGGCCTCAACGGTCGCCTGCTGTCCAAGGCGCGGATGCTGTTCATTGCCGAGTTCCCCGAGCTGTTCGGCAACAAGATCATCGCCGAGATGCGTGGCATGTCCGACGAGCAGGGGCGTTCGCCGTTCTGGGAAAGCCTTGGCCGGCACTTCTTCAAGATGGAATTCAGCCAGGCCGACTACCTCACCGGCGTGGGCAACAAGTCGTTCATCGCCGAGCTGATGCCCAAGTTCCCGTTGTACACCTGCTTCCTGTCGGAGGCGGCGCGCAATGTCATCGGCCGCGTACACAGCGACACCGAGCCTGCCCTGGCGATGCTCAAGCGCGAGGGCTTCAACTACCAAGGCTTCGTCGACATCTTCGATGCTGGCCCGGCCATCGAGTGCGAGACGTCGAAGATTCGTGCCGTGCGCGACAGCGAAACCCTGGTGCTGGCGGTCGGTACCCCTGGTGATGACGCCACGCCCTACATCATTCACAACCGCAAGCGCGAAGACTGCCGCATCACCGCCGCGCCCGCCCGTCTGGCGGCCGGCACCCTGGTGGTCGACCCGCAAACCGCCAAGCGCCTGCGCCTGGGGGCTGGCGACAACGTCCGCGCGGTACCGCTGTCCGCCGGTCGGGAGGCTCAATAA